AGCGGAACATCTTTCAGTCCGGAGTCATCGATCCGGCAGAGCATTGTCAGAACCGCTTTCAGGAAGGCGTTTGTCAGAGTGCGGCGAATTATCATCTAAGTATGAATTATCCTTAGGGGACCGGGAATGCAGCTGACCTCAAGTTCCCTGCCGTCAATACAGACAGTTTCGCCATCGGCGTGAACGACAAGCCCCCCGTCCAGTGCTTTAATATGAAAATGATCAGCGCGATCCATCGTAATCCCCTCCAGTCCCCGCTGCGTTCCCTTCGTGTAATGAAAGATAGTCTTCATCAGCTTGAACCGGGTTAAGTGGTCGACCATACAGAGATCGAGCATTCCATCGTTATTCACAGCATCGGGAGCCATATAAAAGAGCCCCCCCATGCGCCGGCCGTTCATCAGAGAAATCTGAATCACCCGTCTGACGATTTTTTTATCACCGTAAACCATTTCGACTTCCGGAGAACCGGAAAACTTGATAAGGGTTTTCATCGTTCCCGCTATATAGGCGAAGGCATCGTGAACATGCTTCATCTTCGCAGCCTCCAGTCCGACGACCGTGTCGAAACCTATTCCTATACCGTTACCGAAATACCGGCCACCGGGGTAATCGCCGCCTTTAACGAGGCCGAGATCAAGAGGCGAACTATTGCCTGATTTCAATACATGCAGCGCCTCATCCAGCCGGGCCGGAACATGGCCTCCATAGGAAAAATCGTTTCCTCTTCCCATGGGGAGTACGCCGAATAGAGGAATCTTATCTCCCCGGCCCTTCATCAGCCCGTTCAGAACCTCATTGCATGTGCCGTCTCCGCCGGCGGCGATAACCGCGACATCCGGCACAGAAGCGAAGGAAGCCGCCAGATCGATGGCATGGCCGCTGCCTTCAGTGTATTTTATGGTGTAATTGATTTTTTCCTTTTTAAAAAAAGACTCCACCAGGGGCAGCTTCTTCAGCGCCGCACCTTTTCCCGCGGAGGGATTGAAAATAATAATGTGATTTTGAATCATGAAACATTATCAGTTCAGTGCAAAGTATTGTAAAGATAAAATTACCTGTATTTTTACAGATTGTGCATCGTAAGGGAATTCCGGGACTGATTTTGCAATCCCGGGCTCCCGGCTCCTATCGGGGAATTTCATCCCCTCGGGGCTTTACATTTTATCCATCTTTATCTGTTTGAGAAGCTCTTCCGTTTCGCCGCCGTTCCACATGGCCAGAACTTTTCCCATGGAATCGATCTGCACAAAGGTATGCTGATAGGTAATTTCGTATTTTTGCTTCAGATCCGCCGAATCATCATAATCGACTGAGAGAAGATTGATCCCTTCCAGTTTCATGGCATTCATCTCGAAATCTTTGACAGCGGCCCGGCAGGTGGGGCACCAGGAAGCGTTGAAGAAGAGAACCGTGGGCGTTTCCTCCGCCATCATCATGGCCTTATCCATGGAGACGAAATCCATAAGACCTCCGCTCATGGCGGACATCTCCATGGTATCATCTTTTTCCATCGAATCCATCTCCATTGAATCATGACTATCCTGACCGGCCATATCCTTTTCTCCGCTTGCGAAAAGGCCGAATGAAAGAGCAAAAAAGAAAGCAGTGATAATTGTAAACAGTTTCATGTGTTTACCTCCTGCTTACAAAGTTAGTTCCCAAATGTCACAAAAATGTAACGGAAGGATAAATAGTTCATAAAATCAGTAAAGATTATTTCCTCAGGATCTTCTCCATGGCTTTACCCCTGGCCAGCTCGTCTATCATTTTATCGAGATAGCGGATTTCCCGCATAAGCGGATCTTCGATTTCCTCGACTCTGACGCCGCAGACGACTCCTTTTATGAGAGTCCGGGAGGGATTGGGAGCCGGGCTTCCGAGTATGAATTTTTCGAAATCCGTCTCCGCTTCAATATGCCTGTCCAGCTCTTCCTGACTGTAACCGAACAGCCAGCCGATGATTTCGTCGACTTCAGCTTTGGTCCTTCCCTTTTTCTCAGCTTTGGCGATATAGAGGGGATAGACGTTTGAAAAGCTCATGGCAAATATTTTGTGTTTTTCCATGGGGAGAATATACAAAGAATGCGGCGGATGGTAAAACATCATGTTTATTGTATTTTTCTATATTGCGATTTATTCTGATAAGACACTGATATAAATGAAGGAAACTCCCTTATGCCCCAAAAATCTGCTATAGAAAACTGGATCGATAACCACAGAGAACTGCTTCTGCTTACCATAATACTCCCCTGGGGGAAACTGTTTTCATGGAAGGACCGGCTGATTTCCTTTCTGACCCGCCCCGATCCGAAAGACCATGAAAAGCGGGTCCATAGAGTCGTCTCCGATGTCCGCCGCCTGTCCCGCCAGGCGAAAGAACTCCGCACCGACAGAAGGGGAAACCGCTCCTTAACCACGCGGATTAGCGATAAAAGCCAATCACAACCCATAGGGATCAGGGATTTGAGAAGCGTTGTCTCAATAGATGAAGCCGGGATGACTGTTCGCGTCGAACCGTTTGCCACCATAGGCGACGTGGTCTCCCATCTGGATAAAAAGGGATATCAGCTGGAGACGGCCATCGAAATGAAAGGCGCAACCATAGGCGGCCTGGTTCTGGCCATCGGCATGACGACAAAGTCCCATATAACCGGCTTGATGCACGATATCGTCGAGGCCTATGAAATCGTCACAGCTGAGGGAGAACTGCTCAGGGTAACAAAAGAAGGCGAACACGCCGACCTCTTCCGGGCCATTCCCTGGAGCCATGGCACTCTCGGTTTCCTCGTGGCAATTGAAATGAGAATTATCCCGGCGACGCCTTACGTCCGGCTGGTATACCGCCCTTTTTACAGTCTCGAGACCTATTGCGAAGAGCACAGCCGCCTGCTCCATTCGGACAATCCCCCGACTTATCTGGAAGCTCAGGTTTTCGGACGGAATAAAGCCGTTATCATTGAAGGCTATCCCGCCGGGAAGGAGGAAGCCGGAGACTTTCCCGTCAACGATGTAAACAGCTGGCACAAACCCTTCTTTTTCAAACATGTGGAATCGATGCTCGAACTGGGAGAAGGGAGAGATTTCAGCGAACTGGTGCCTCTCACGTCCTTTCTCATGCGCCATGAAAGGAGCATGTGCATGACCATGGGGCAGATTGTCCCTTCGGCAAACAATGTGTGGTTCCGCCGGTTCTTCGGCTGGACCCTGCCCCCCAATATGCCCCTTCTCAAAAGCTCGCGCCCGACAGAAGAGCGGGAGAGATCGATGAAAAGGCAGGTCTATCAGGATTTCGCTTTTCCATCGGAACATCTTCAGGGAATGCTGGAACATCTCCATGATGAGTTCGAAATCTATCCCCTGCTGATCTACCCCTGCCGGGTTTTCGACCGGGGAGGCATGGTTCGTCTGCCGGGACAGAGAGCTGTGGAATGGGACGGAACGGAGAGAAGCGCTCTCTACTTCAACATCGGGATCTATGGCGAGCCCAAAGCCGTAAGAGAAGGAAACTTTGATTACCCGACGGTTAACAAAGTAAGAGAAATCGAGCAGAAAATCAGCGATCTGGGGGGATTCCTCCACACATATGTGGATATTTTCAGTACGAAAGAGGAATTCGAGGCCATGTTCGACCACAGCCTCTGGAGAAAAATGCGTCAGAAATACGGAGCCGAAGGCGTTTTTCCGGAGATTTATGATAAAGTCAAACCGGAGCTGGATCCGCTGCAGTTTGTAAGGTGAATAATATATGACATTTCTTTATATCATAACAGCCCTCTCTCTTTTAGTTTCCCTGGTTTTCAACAGAAAAAAGACCGGCAAGGCTATACTCTCCGGCGCTAAGAAACTCTGGAAAATAACCCCGCCCTTTCTCTCGGTCCTCATGGGCGTATCAGTCGTACTCTATCTGGTCCCGCAGGAGATGATTTCCCGGACTCTGGGGGGGAGCTCCAATTTCGCATCTCTTATCACAGCCTCCCTCATCGGCTCCATTACATTCATGCCCGGCCCCATCGTCTATCCGCTCTGCCGGATACTGGTGAATCAGGGAGTGGCGTACAGTATCATAGCCGCATTCTCCACGACACTGATGATGGTGGGGGCCATAACCTTCCCCATGGAGAAATCCCTCTTCGGCTGGAAGTTCGCCTTAATGAGAAACCTGGTCAGTTATTGTATCGGGCTGGCGATCGCCGCGGTATTCTTCCTGGTACAGGGGGTTCTCATATGAAAGATACAAAGAAAAAATTCCCCGTCAGAATCGCGCTGTTTGCTGTTTTCTTCGGCTTTATCGCTGTTTCGCTCATAACAGGCTATC
Above is a window of Spirochaeta isovalerica DNA encoding:
- a CDS encoding diacylglycerol/lipid kinase family protein; amino-acid sequence: MIQNHIIIFNPSAGKGAALKKLPLVESFFKKEKINYTIKYTEGSGHAIDLAASFASVPDVAVIAAGGDGTCNEVLNGLMKGRGDKIPLFGVLPMGRGNDFSYGGHVPARLDEALHVLKSGNSSPLDLGLVKGGDYPGGRYFGNGIGIGFDTVVGLEAAKMKHVHDAFAYIAGTMKTLIKFSGSPEVEMVYGDKKIVRRVIQISLMNGRRMGGLFYMAPDAVNNDGMLDLCMVDHLTRFKLMKTIFHYTKGTQRGLEGITMDRADHFHIKALDGGLVVHADGETVCIDGRELEVSCIPGPLRIIHT
- a CDS encoding thioredoxin domain-containing protein, which codes for MKLFTIITAFFFALSFGLFASGEKDMAGQDSHDSMEMDSMEKDDTMEMSAMSGGLMDFVSMDKAMMMAEETPTVLFFNASWCPTCRAAVKDFEMNAMKLEGINLLSVDYDDSADLKQKYEITYQHTFVQIDSMGKVLAMWNGGETEELLKQIKMDKM
- a CDS encoding DUF2200 domain-containing protein, which codes for MEKHKIFAMSFSNVYPLYIAKAEKKGRTKAEVDEIIGWLFGYSQEELDRHIEAETDFEKFILGSPAPNPSRTLIKGVVCGVRVEEIEDPLMREIRYLDKMIDELARGKAMEKILRK
- a CDS encoding FAD-binding oxidoreductase, which produces MPQKSAIENWIDNHRELLLLTIILPWGKLFSWKDRLISFLTRPDPKDHEKRVHRVVSDVRRLSRQAKELRTDRRGNRSLTTRISDKSQSQPIGIRDLRSVVSIDEAGMTVRVEPFATIGDVVSHLDKKGYQLETAIEMKGATIGGLVLAIGMTTKSHITGLMHDIVEAYEIVTAEGELLRVTKEGEHADLFRAIPWSHGTLGFLVAIEMRIIPATPYVRLVYRPFYSLETYCEEHSRLLHSDNPPTYLEAQVFGRNKAVIIEGYPAGKEEAGDFPVNDVNSWHKPFFFKHVESMLELGEGRDFSELVPLTSFLMRHERSMCMTMGQIVPSANNVWFRRFFGWTLPPNMPLLKSSRPTEERERSMKRQVYQDFAFPSEHLQGMLEHLHDEFEIYPLLIYPCRVFDRGGMVRLPGQRAVEWDGTERSALYFNIGIYGEPKAVREGNFDYPTVNKVREIEQKISDLGGFLHTYVDIFSTKEEFEAMFDHSLWRKMRQKYGAEGVFPEIYDKVKPELDPLQFVR